The following nucleotide sequence is from Polyangiaceae bacterium.
ACAGCTTCCGCTTCGAACAGGCAGGCAAGCTGCTGTACACCTCCAAGCAGACAGCGGTTTGGACGCGCAACGTGCCGAGCCAGCACAGCGCGTCGCAATGACATCCCGCTGGAGGTCGCAGCCGCGGGACCTAAGCCCGTTGGGAGCAATCGCAAAACGCGACCGCGCGGCTACCAATCAGGCCGACACGGATTCCAGGGATGATGTACGCTGGTAAGCCATGCGTACTGCGCTGCTCGGTCCCATCCTCGTCGTAGTTGTCGCGACCCTTGCGTGCGGGGGAGATCCGGACCCGGTCTTGCCATCGGATGACCCGGACGCTGGCGGAACGAACACGACCGACGCTGGCGCTCAGGGAGGCACCGGAGCGGTTGGCAGCACAGGGAGCGGCGGCGACGCTGGAACAACCGGTCAAGCAGCGTCTGGCGGCTCTGGGGGCACCCAAACAGTTCCAAACATCGTGAAGCTTAGAGTCGGCGGCGAATACACCTGTGCTGTCACCGACCAAGGCACACTCATCTGCAACAAGCCGCTAAGCGTCGGCGGACTTATCAGCGACATTGCTCTTGGCGTGAATGCCGCGTGCGTCATCTATGCGGAGGACGGTTCCGTGGGGTGTCAGTACTGGTACGACACGAAGTTCAACCGAGTACTCAAGCCGAGCGGTGCGGAGCTGCGAGGCGTGGTGTCCCTGGCAGGTTTCGCGCAGTTCTGTGCGATAGACACCAGCGGAGAGGGGTACTGCTGGGGAGAGAATGACCACGGCGAAGTAGATCCCAATGACACCGCTGACGAGATCAAGGTTGCCACTTCCGTAGGGCAAGGTTTCAAGCAGTTCGAACCCGGGAGTTGGTTCACGTGTGGGCTCAAGACAGATGGGACCCTGACCTGCTGGGGGCGCGACGGCGTCGACGCCACACCCGTACCGCAACTGAAGAGCGTCAAGGCCTTGGACTTCGGAGCCAGCCACGCCTGCGCACTAAGGTTCGACAAGAGCGTTTGGTGCTGGGGGGACAACAGATACGGGCAGCTTGGGTATCCTTGGTTGGACAATGACGACTGGTGCGGCTCTGACAACTGCATCGAGCCCAAGGCGGTGTACGGATTACCCCCGGTGAGCGAACTCGGAATCGGCTCGCGCCACTCGTGTGCAGTTACTGAGCAGGGTTCTGTCTTCTGCTGGGGTCACGGCTCGAGAGGGGTTCTGGGGAGAGGTGACGAGGACTATTTCGACCACTACCTGCCTGGTCCGGTGATCAAGCTCAGTGGAGTGAAGCATGTGGTCTCTTCGCAGGCCGCCGCGCACACATGCGCAGTGCGCGAAGACGACACCGTTTGGTGCTGGGGTCCGAACCAATATTGGGAGATCAAGTGTCCCGAGGACGTCTGTGATGAGCCGTTCCCGTTGAAGTGGCTCCCGGCGCCACAAGGAGCGGGTACGGACCCCGGCGGCAATATTGAGAGCGCTGGACTTGATTGCTCCGCCGTGCTCACCCCCACCACGTGTTCCGACTGCGTGGAGCAACGCTGTTGCCGTCGACTGATGCACTGCGTGGACAATGCACGTTGCCGCGAGTGCTTGCTGGGGTGGGATCCCACGTGTTCCGACAGTCTCGCGTACTCGATGTACGAGGAGTGTCGGACGCTCCAGTGCTACACCGAGTGCTTGTCCAGCAACCAGTAACGGCTTCTCCTGTAATTCCCCGCCAACAAACGAAAAAAGCCTCCAGTCTCCTGGAGGCTTTTTTCTTTGCGGATATTGGAAGGAAGAGCTCAGCGGCCCTTCTTCTTCTTGTCACCCGCGTGGCCGTTGAAGGTACGAGTCGGCGCGAACTCGCCGAACTTGTGACCCACCATGTTCTCGGTGACGAACACCGGAACGAACTTACGGCCGTTGTGGACGGCAAAGGTCAGGCCCACCGCTTCGGGGTAGATGGTCGAGCGGCGAGACCAGGTCTTGATCACTTTCTTGGAGTTGGCCTCGACCGCCTCCTGGATCTTCCTCATCAGGTGTCCGTCGATGAACGGACCCTTCTTTACGCTACGGGGCATTACTTCTGCTTCCTGCCTTTGACGATCATCACGTCGGTCCGCTTGTTCTTGCGAGTCTTGAGGCCCTTAGCAAGCTGGCCCCAGGGCGAACAGGGGTGACGACCACCGCTGGTGCGGCCTTCACCACCACCCATCGGGTGATCGACGGGGTTCATCGTAACGCCGCGGTTGTGGGGACGACGCCCGAGCCAACGCGCGCGCCCGGCCTTGCCGAGGTTGACGTGCTGGTGCTCGGAGTTCGACACCGTGCCCACGGTGGCGCGGCACTCCAGGTGAACACGACGCACCTCGCCAGAGGGCAACTTCACCTGAGCGTACTCGCCGTCCTTCGCCATCAACTGAGCGGCCACACCGGCGGAGCGGACCAGCTGGCCACCCTTGCCCTTGCGGAGCTCGAGGTTGTGGATCGCGGTGCCAACGGGGATGTCCCGCAGGCGCAGCGAGTTGCCGGGGCGGATGTCCGCGTTGCGGCTGGAGATGACGGTGTCACCCTGCTTGAGCCCATCGGGGCACAGGATGTACGCCTTCTCGCCGTCCGCGTAGTGCAGGAGCGCGATGCGAGCGGTGCGGTTGGGATCGTACTCGATGTGAGCCACGACCGCGGGCACGCCCACCTTGCGGCGCTTGAAGTCGATGATGCGGTAACGCTGCTTGTGCCCACCCCCACGGAAACGCGAGGTAACGCGCCCGTAGTTGTTGCGGCCACCGGTGTTGGAGCCGGGAGCCAGCAGGCTGCGCTCGGGCTCGTCACGGGTGACGTCGGCAAAGTCGCTCACCGTGTAGAAGCGACGGCCAGGGGACGTCGGCTTGCTCTTACGGATTCCCATCGGTCTATTCCTCGTCCTGATCGGCGGTTTCCGACTCGTCGAAGAACTGGATGTCGTGACCTTCACGCAGGGTGACGATCGCCTTCTTCCAGTTCCGGCGCTTCGCGGTGCGACGACCCATGCGCTTGACCTTGCCACGCTGGATCAGGGTGTTGACGTCTTTGACTTCGACATCGAACAGCGCCTCGACGGCCTTCTTGATTTCAATCTTGTTCGCGCCCAGGGCCACCTCGAAGACAACCTTGTTGTCCTCCTTGAGGCGAGCCGCCTTCTCGGTCAGAGCGATGGGGCGCTTGATGATGTGCTCAGGGGCCAGGTTCATGACTTGCTCCCAATGCAACGGGCCTCGAGTGCCTTGGCCGCGTCCTTAGACACCACCAGGGTGTCGTGCCGCAGAAGGTCGTACACGTTCACGCCCTCGGGGGGCAGGAACTGGTTCGACTCCATGTTGCGGATCGACAGCTGGAGGTTGGTGTTGCCCTTGTCGTCGACGATCAGCGTCTTGGTCGGGGCCTTGAGCGCATCCAGCACGCCAGCGAGAGCCTTGGTCTTGATCTCGTCGAGCTTCATCTCGTCGACGATGACCAAGCGGCCTTCCTTGGCGATCAGGCTCAGAGCGCTCTTCAGCGCGCTCGCGCGAACGCGACGCGGCGGGCGATGGCTCCAGTCCTGAGGACGCGGGGGGTGAGCGCGACCACCACCAACGAAGGTGGGGCCACTGATCTGACCGTGACGAGCACGACCAGTGCCCTTCTGCTTGTAAGCCTTCTTCTTCGAAGCGCTCACCGCGGAGCGCTCCTTTGCCGCATGCGTGCCGGCACGGCGAGAGGCCAACTGCGACACGACAACTTCGTGCAACAGGTGCTCCTTCACGTCGGCTGCGAACACTTCGTCCGCTAGCTCGAGCTCGCCAACCTTCTCACGCTTGAGGTTAAAGACGTCTATCTTCATGGCGTCCTCAGCCTTTGATCTCGACGTTCACGCCTGCCGAAAGATCGAGCTTCATTAGGGCGTCAACGGTTTGGGGGGTCGGATCGAGGATGTCGATCAGACGCTTGTGGGTCCGGACCTCGAACTGCTCGCGGGACTTCTTGTCCACGTGCGGTCCGCGGAGGACGGTGTAACGACGGATGGCCGTCGGGAGCGGGATGGGGCCAGCCACGCGCGCGCCAGTGCGACGCGCGGTGTCGACGATGTCCGTGGTGGACTTGTCCAGCAGCTGGTGGTCGAACGCCTTCAGGCGGATTCGGATCTTGTTGTCAGCCATGATTACTCGACGATCTTCGTGACGACACCAGCGCCGACGGTGCGGCCGCCTTCACGAATGGCGAAGCGCATCTGCTCCTCCAACGCGACGGGCGCAATCAGCTCGATGTCCATCGTGATGTTGTCGCCCGGCATGACCATCTTCACGCCTTCGGGCAGCTTCACCGCGCCAGTCACGTCCGTCGTGCGGATGTAGAACTGCGGGCGGTAGTTCGTGAAGAACGGCGTGTGACGTCCGCCCTCTTCCTTCTTCAACACGTACACCTCACCAATGAACTTGGTGTGGGGCGTGATGGAACCCGGCTTGGCCAGAACCTGACCACGCTCGATCTCGTCCTTGTCGATGCCGCGGAGCAGGCAGCCGACGTTGTCGCCAGCTTGGCCAGAGTCCATCGACTTACGGAACATCTCCACGCCGGTCACGACCGTCTTGCGGGTGTCCGCGAAGCCGATGATCTCGACCTCTTCGTTCACCTTGATCACGCCACGCTCGATACGACCCGTCGCCACGGTGCCGCGGCCCTTGATCGAGAACACGTCTTCGATCGCCATCAGGAACGGCTTGTCGATCTCGCGGACCGGCTCCGGGATGTTGTCATCCAGCGCCTGCACGAGCTCCGTGATCGTGTCGACCCACTTCGCCTCGCCTTGCAGCGCGGGAAGAGCAGCGCCCTTCACCACCGCGGCGTCGTCGCCCGGGAACTGGTACTTGCTGAGCAGCTCGCGGACTTCCATCTCCACCAGCTCCAGCATCTCCTCGTCCTCGACCGCATCGCACTTGTTCAAGAACACGACGATGTGGTTCAGACCTACCTGACGCGCCAAGAGCACGTGCTCGCGGGTCTGCGGCATCACGCTGTCGACTGCGCTCACCACCAGGATCGCGCCGTCCATCTGCGCCGCGCCGGTGATCATGTTCTTGATGTAGTCCGCGTGACCGGGGCAGTCGACGTGGGCGTAGTGACGAATCGGAGACTCGTATTCCACGTGGCTAACCGCGATGGTCACCGTCTTCGTCTCGTCGCGAACGATGCCGCCCTTGGCAATGTCGCCGTAGCTGATCGGCTGCGCCAGACCCTTGTCTGCCTGGACCTTCAGCAGTGCCGCCGTGGTCGTCGTCTTGCCATGGTCGATGTGACCGATGGTGCCGACGTTCACGTGGGGCTTCTTGCGTACGAACTTCTCCTTCGCCATGACTTCCTCGCTCTCAGTGGCCGCGAACTCTCGCGACGATTTCTTCTTGAACCGGTCCCGGAACTGCCTCGTAGCCTTCCAGCTGCATCGAGTGAGTCGCGCGACCTTGAGTTTTGCTGCGCAGGTCCGTCGCGTACCCGAACATGGTCGCGAGGGGAACTAGTGCAGTGATGATTTGTGTGTTCGCGCCGCGCTGATTCATGCCCTGAATCTGACCGCGACGAGAGTTTACGTCCCCGATCACCTCTCCCATGTAGTCCTCGGGAGTGACGATCTCGACCTTCATGACGGGCTCGAGCAGGTGGAGCCCAGCGCGCTTCGCACCGTCCTGGAATGCCATCGAGCCGGCGATCTCGAACGCCGGGCCCGACGAGTCCACTTCGTGGAAGCTGCCGTCGTAGAGCGTCGCCTTCGCGTCGACCAGCTCGAAGCCAGCCAGCACGCCGCGCCCCATGGCTTCACGGATGCCCTTCTCGATCGAGGGGATGAACTCTTTGGGGATGATGCCGCCAACGATGCCGTTTTCGAACTGGAAACCAGTTCCGCGAGGCAGTGGCTCGAGCTTGATCTTGACGTGGCCGTACTGGCCGTGACCGCCAGACTGGCGAACGAACTTGCCTTCCGCCTCGACCGCCTTGGAGATCGCCTCGCGGTAGGCCACCTCGGGCTTGCCGACATTGGCCTCGACCTTGAACTCGCGGCGCAGGCGATCCACCAGGATTTCCAGGTGGAGCTCACCCATCCCGGCGATGATGGTCTGACCGGTCTCTTCGTTGGTGAAGGTGCGGAAGGAGGGATCCTCCTGGGCGAGCTTCTGCAGGCTGATGCCGAGCTTGTCGACGTCGGCTTGGCTGCGGGGCTCGATGGCGATGGAGATGACCGGATCAGGGAAGGTCATCGGCATCAGCAGGATGGGGTGCTTCTCGTCGCAGAGGGTGTCACCCGTGCGCGTGTCACGCAGACCGACGGCAGCGTAGATGTTGCCGGCGAAGCACTGCTTGAGCTCTTCGCGCTTGTTGGCGTGCATGCGCAGGATGCGCCCGATGCGCTCGCGCTTGCCGCGCGCGACGTTGTAGACCGCGGTGCCACTCGAGACGCTGCCGGAGTAGACGCGGAAGAAGGTCAGGTTGCCGAAGGGGTCGTTGACGATCTTGAAGGCCAACGCGGCAAACGGAGCGTCGTCGCTCGCGGCACGAGTCAGCTTCTTCTCTTCGTTCTTGGGGTCGGTGCCTTCGACCGGGGGCAAGTCAGCGGGTGACGGGAGGTAGTTGACCACCGCGTCTAGCAACAGCTGCACGCCCTTGTTCTTGAAGGCGGATCCGCAAAGGACCGGCACGAACTTGAAGTCGATGGTGCCCTTGCGCAGGGCAGCGTGGATTTCAGCCTCGGAGATGGCATCGGCGCCGCCCTCCAAGAACTTCTCCATGATCGCGTCATCGACGTCTGCGCAGGCCTCGATCATCGCCTCGCGCATCTCTGCGCACTTGTCTTGGAGATCCGCGGGGATATCTGTCCACTCGAAGCTGGCTCCGAGGGTCTCGTTGTCGAAGATGGCCGCCTTCATGCGGATCAAGTCGACCATACCGCGGTGCTGGTCGGCTTCACCGACTGGCCACTGGATCGGGACGGGCACCGTGCCAAGGCGCTCCTTCATCGAGTCCAGGTTCATCTGAAACTCAGCGCCCATCTTGTCCATCTTGTTGATGAACGCGATGCGCGGCACGTTGTAGCGATCCGCTTGACGCCACACCGTCTCGCTCTGGGGCTCGACGCCGTTACCGCCATCGAACACCGCGACGGCACCATCCAAGACGCGCAGGGAGCGCTCCACCTCGATGGTGAAGTCGACGTGGCCGGGCGTGTCGATGATGTTGATGCGGTGCTCTTGGCCGCTCAGCGGTCCGCTGCCCTCCGTGGGCGTCCAGAAGCAGTTGGTCGCAGCGCTGGTGATCGTGATGCCGCGCTCCTGCTCCTGCTCCATCCAGTCCATGGTCGCAGCGCCGTCATGCACCTCACCGATCTTGTGGGTGATGCCGGTGTAGAACAGCACGCGTTCCGTCGTCGTGGTTTTACCCGCGTCGATGTGCGCCATGATCCCGATGTTTCGGGTGCGCTCTAGAGGAAACTCGCGTGCCATGCTGGGTTGCTGCTGCGTTCGGAGGGAGTCGGTGTAGTTCGGTGTTTCCGTGAGGTTTGTGTTTTGGGCTCGTAACGGACGAAACCCCCTCTAGGCTCGGCTCTTCGCTTTCTTGAAGAGCACGTGGACACGGAAGGTCCTCGCCTAGAAGGGGTTCGGGGTACGCCAATCGTGACTAGCTCTTGGCTAGCTCCCCCGGGGCACTCGAAAGTGCTGGCTCCTCGGAGGGTCGGCTCTTGCCGACGGATCTCGTAACCCGATCCTTATGTGAGCTGACGCATCGCCTCGCGGTGACTCCTGAACTCGAAAAAGGTTTCGTCTCGAAAAGACTGAGCGACTACCAGCGGTAGTGAGCGAACGCCTTGTTGGCGTCGGCCATCTTGTGGGTGTCGTCCTTACGCTTGACGGCGCCACCACGCAGCTGGCTCGCATCCACGAACTCAGCGGCCAGGCGCTCACGCATGGTCTTTTCCCCGCGGCTACGGGAGAAGCCGACCAGCCAGCGCATCGCCAAAGCAACGCGACGCTCGGGGCGAACCTCGACCGGAACCTGGTAGGTGGCACCACCGACGCGACGGCTCTTCACCTCGAGGCGGGGCTTCACGTTGTCGAGCGCCTTGCGGAACACCTCCAACGGATCCTGCTTGAAGCGGGCTTCGATGATGTCGAACGCGCCGTACATGATGCCTTCTGCGGTGCTCTTCTTTCCGTCGAGCATCAGGGCGTTCATGAACTTCGCGACGAGCTTGTCCTTGTACTTGGGATCGGGGGTGATTTTCCGCTTGGGAACTTCGCGCCTACGGGGCATTGGTCTGACCTCAGGACTTCGGGCGCTTGACGCCGTACTTGGAACGCTTGCG
It contains:
- the rplB gene encoding 50S ribosomal protein L2; amino-acid sequence: MGIRKSKPTSPGRRFYTVSDFADVTRDEPERSLLAPGSNTGGRNNYGRVTSRFRGGGHKQRYRIIDFKRRKVGVPAVVAHIEYDPNRTARIALLHYADGEKAYILCPDGLKQGDTVISSRNADIRPGNSLRLRDIPVGTAIHNLELRKGKGGQLVRSAGVAAQLMAKDGEYAQVKLPSGEVRRVHLECRATVGTVSNSEHQHVNLGKAGRARWLGRRPHNRGVTMNPVDHPMGGGEGRTSGGRHPCSPWGQLAKGLKTRKNKRTDVMIVKGRKQK
- the tuf gene encoding elongation factor Tu — encoded protein: MAKEKFVRKKPHVNVGTIGHIDHGKTTTTAALLKVQADKGLAQPISYGDIAKGGIVRDETKTVTIAVSHVEYESPIRHYAHVDCPGHADYIKNMITGAAQMDGAILVVSAVDSVMPQTREHVLLARQVGLNHIVVFLNKCDAVEDEEMLELVEMEVRELLSKYQFPGDDAAVVKGAALPALQGEAKWVDTITELVQALDDNIPEPVREIDKPFLMAIEDVFSIKGRGTVATGRIERGVIKVNEEVEIIGFADTRKTVVTGVEMFRKSMDSGQAGDNVGCLLRGIDKDEIERGQVLAKPGSITPHTKFIGEVYVLKKEEGGRHTPFFTNYRPQFYIRTTDVTGAVKLPEGVKMVMPGDNITMDIELIAPVALEEQMRFAIREGGRTVGAGVVTKIVE
- the fusA gene encoding elongation factor G; its protein translation is MAREFPLERTRNIGIMAHIDAGKTTTTERVLFYTGITHKIGEVHDGAATMDWMEQEQERGITITSAATNCFWTPTEGSGPLSGQEHRINIIDTPGHVDFTIEVERSLRVLDGAVAVFDGGNGVEPQSETVWRQADRYNVPRIAFINKMDKMGAEFQMNLDSMKERLGTVPVPIQWPVGEADQHRGMVDLIRMKAAIFDNETLGASFEWTDIPADLQDKCAEMREAMIEACADVDDAIMEKFLEGGADAISEAEIHAALRKGTIDFKFVPVLCGSAFKNKGVQLLLDAVVNYLPSPADLPPVEGTDPKNEEKKLTRAASDDAPFAALAFKIVNDPFGNLTFFRVYSGSVSSGTAVYNVARGKRERIGRILRMHANKREELKQCFAGNIYAAVGLRDTRTGDTLCDEKHPILLMPMTFPDPVISIAIEPRSQADVDKLGISLQKLAQEDPSFRTFTNEETGQTIIAGMGELHLEILVDRLRREFKVEANVGKPEVAYREAISKAVEAEGKFVRQSGGHGQYGHVKIKLEPLPRGTGFQFENGIVGGIIPKEFIPSIEKGIREAMGRGVLAGFELVDAKATLYDGSFHEVDSSGPAFEIAGSMAFQDGAKRAGLHLLEPVMKVEIVTPEDYMGEVIGDVNSRRGQIQGMNQRGANTQIITALVPLATMFGYATDLRSKTQGRATHSMQLEGYEAVPGPVQEEIVARVRGH
- the rplW gene encoding 50S ribosomal protein L23 gives rise to the protein MNLAPEHIIKRPIALTEKAARLKEDNKVVFEVALGANKIEIKKAVEALFDVEVKDVNTLIQRGKVKRMGRRTAKRRNWKKAIVTLREGHDIQFFDESETADQDEE
- the rpsJ gene encoding 30S ribosomal protein S10, translating into MADNKIRIRLKAFDHQLLDKSTTDIVDTARRTGARVAGPIPLPTAIRRYTVLRGPHVDKKSREQFEVRTHKRLIDILDPTPQTVDALMKLDLSAGVNVEIKG
- the rplD gene encoding 50S ribosomal protein L4; its protein translation is MKIDVFNLKREKVGELELADEVFAADVKEHLLHEVVVSQLASRRAGTHAAKERSAVSASKKKAYKQKGTGRARHGQISGPTFVGGGRAHPPRPQDWSHRPPRRVRASALKSALSLIAKEGRLVIVDEMKLDEIKTKALAGVLDALKAPTKTLIVDDKGNTNLQLSIRNMESNQFLPPEGVNVYDLLRHDTLVVSKDAAKALEARCIGSKS
- the rpsG gene encoding 30S ribosomal protein S7 → MPRRREVPKRKITPDPKYKDKLVAKFMNALMLDGKKSTAEGIMYGAFDIIEARFKQDPLEVFRKALDNVKPRLEVKSRRVGGATYQVPVEVRPERRVALAMRWLVGFSRSRGEKTMRERLAAEFVDASQLRGGAVKRKDDTHKMADANKAFAHYRW
- the rpsS gene encoding 30S ribosomal protein S19; amino-acid sequence: MPRSVKKGPFIDGHLMRKIQEAVEANSKKVIKTWSRRSTIYPEAVGLTFAVHNGRKFVPVFVTENMVGHKFGEFAPTRTFNGHAGDKKKKGR